The genomic region ttgaaaaaaggGTCAACAAGAGTTAAAACAGGTGCTTCATCAGATGAGAACAGGCGAGGCTCAAATGTCACAGAGGAGAAGGTGGGGTTCCCCAGGGGAGCTGGGTGGAGGGAAGTGATCTCCCGGGGGCCCTCAGAATAGCTTTGGCTGATCATATGCATTTCTGCCCCACAGGAGCCTCATGCCTCGGACCCTCGAGAGTCAGAtcacactggaaaagactcccAGCTATTTTGTCACTCAAGAGGCTCCTCGCCGGATCTTCAACATGTCCCGAGACACCAAGCTGATCGTGGTTGTACGGAACCCTGTGACCCGTGCCATCTCGGATTACACCCAGACGCTCTCCAAGAAGCCGGACATCCCTACGTTCGAGGGCCTCTCGTTCCGCAACCGCACGCTGGGCCTGGTGGACGTGTCCTGGAACGCCATCCGCATCGGCATGTACGCGCTGCACCTGGAGAGCTGGCTGCGTTACTTCCCGTTGGCTCAGATCCACTTCGTCAGCGGTGAGCGGCTCATCACCGACCCGGCCGGCGAGATGGGGCGCGTCCAGGACTTCCTGGGCATCAAGAGGCTCATCACGGACAAGCACTTCTATTTCAACAAGACCAAAGGATTCCCTTGCTTGAAAAAAACAGAATCGAGCCTCTTGCCTCGATGCCTGGGCAAATCCAAAGGCAGAACTCATGTACAGATCGACCCTGAAGTGATAGACCAACTCCGGGAATTTTATAGACcatataatattaaattttatgaaaCTGTTGGGCAGGACTTTAGGTGGGAATGAGCCAAGGAGATTCAGGGCTCTTCCGCTAGTCTCTTCCATGAGGTTTGCCCTGAAAGCCTCTGACCCTCTTCCCTCAGTGAATCCAGGCTCCAGCCCCTCTTGCCCTCTTGGGTTCCATTCTCTTGGAATGGGGAAGCCCAGCTAAAGGCCAGGagaccaatgtgtgtgtgtgtgggggggggtccCTGCCACTAGTTCTCCCCAGTCTGTCCAGGCAAAGTTGATCTATTTCTGGCATGTCCAGTCAGTTCCTAATAGTTTCCTTTCAGCCCgtaagaggccttgggaaattgTTTTAGGAAGCACAGATCTTCTGATTATAGATACATATTATAAGTGGTGATGGTTCTGTTGCTATGAACAAAGCAGTCTGTCCCGTCACCATCCACCCTGGAGCAGGCTTGTTAATTCCGAGTGGCATGTACCTCCCTTCTGAGCTTAACTCTCTGGAGCCGCCCTGGGTGATGGATGGGGACCAACCTCGTCCTCCTGACCTTAGCAGCTCGTGCAGAGATTGTGGAGCTGGAAGTGTTCCCCCTGGCCACCCTTAGGAGACAGACCCTTTGCTGATGAAATAAACCAGTGATTTCAAAGCCTGTGGTTTCAACGCTGCTTGAAGGGGAACTGTCTTTGAAAAACACCCTGTGATCCTCCCTGCTCCCTGTGGACAAAAGCACATAATTCTGCTGTTACGGGTACTTTCCTCACGCGAGCTTTCATGTTCAGCATGCAATGGAATCATGCTTGTCCATGTGAAATAAACACGGCTCTCTCGTGTCCTTGTGGCTGGGCTTTTCTCTGAGTCAGGCCTGGGACATGGCTCATTCTTCCAGTTCCTCCCAGCAaggtggggctgtgctggggaTGGTGTGGGAGGGCAGTGAGAGGAGAAgcaaggaggtgggggaaggagaagaggttcTTGCTGACAAAGGCTGGGGAGACCTGTGGGGGCATCCTCTTCCTGAAACACAGTCTGATGGTGTCAGCTCTCCGCGTAAGTTTTACATCTGAAGTGAAGCCAAACTAGAGGCTGACAGGACATCAGACATGTTTTTGCTTGGCCAGCttgacattttgaaataatttccccCATTACGAACTTGGGAGTATTCATATAAAATATGGATTtccagcttctttaaaaaaatttttttattggagtgtagttgatttacagtgttgtgttcatttctactctacagcaaaatgaatcatatatatatgtgggtgtatatatatatatatatgcccactccttttttagattttttccccatataggtcattacagagtatttgaatagagttccctgtactatacagtaggtcctttattttacatatagtagtgtatatatgtcaatatataTGTCACTCCCAATCTCacaatttatctctccccctgTCATTTCCCCCAGTAACCATAAGAtcgttttctgcatctgtgactctacttctgttttgtaaataagttcatctgtaccattttttagattccacatataagcaatatcacatgatatttgtctttctctgttcagcttacttcactcagtgtgacgtGGAGACTTGGCCAGCTACGCCTGTGCTTTAAGACTGCCACCTTGGATCAGACCTGCACTCCTCGATTTTTCAGTCCCCAACTGGACCCCCTCATCATCATGTAAGGCATTCTAATGCCTCACAGTGACCCCTGTAAGGCATTTGAGTTCACAGGCCTGCTTTGAGTATGTACCATGGCCTCAGAATAAAGTCTGAATCCTCCAGCATGGTGCTTGGGACAACGCCAATGGCAGCTTGGGGATTAccttcttctccctcctcacCCTCTGCTCCAATCTTACAGAACTGTGGCTTTTCTTGACATTTTTTGTATCCATGCCTTGCTTGCCCCCGGGCATCTCCAGCTAATGGAAACCCCTGCTCCCATAAGACTTCACTCAAGTGTCTCTGGCTTGATATTTGTGCAGCCTTCCTCCTCAACCAAGCTGAATTATCTGCTTGCTCTTCTGCACTTGGTATTTTGTATACATCTCAGTTCTAGCTTTTATCACACTAGAGTATCATTACTTGTATAAATGCCTGTCTTGATCCTAGACCCTGAACTCCCTGAGAGTCAAGACTGCATCTTGCTGATACGCAGTAGGCACACGGCAAATGTTTGAGGGATGAATGTGTAAGTGGCTGGATGGATGCTGGGAGTCTGGTGACATGGACAGGAATGTCCCGTGGAACTGGACTTCTGGGACACTTGCCAAATAGTTCCACAGGACCCACGGGTAGCTGGGAAGGATCGCTGAACCTCCAGGGGCCGCTCTGCCCTTTGTCTGCTCTGTCAGACATCATGGAAGTCTCCTGAAAATGAGTCTGACTTACAAGACTTACAAAAGCCTGAGATATTAGCTCTGTTTTTCTACCCCAAGCGTCTTAGGAAATGACTTAGGAAAATCAAATGACTGAGAATATGGTGCCAGTAATCCATGGTTCCAAGCATCCCCCATGGGCATGGAGAAGAGGGACAGAGGTCAGTGGGAGCTACCACCACCCAGAAACTGGGCATTGAACCTCTGGGGACCAGAAGAAGAATGAGTTGTATATGGATGTTAATGAATTGCCCTTGTACATTCCCCTACAAAAGTATCTGGTGTCCTGTGATCCTGGCCAAGGTTGTAGCCAGAAAGAGACAGAATTACACTGGGACCCAGAGGAAACACCCAAGAAACTGTGAAATTTGCTTGTTTATCCTGATCAGGAATTAGAATTAATgaaatttctgaattttgaatGCACAAATGCAGCTTTATTCCTTTGCATTACAAGCATTCTCAGACCTCCCAGACCAAGTAGCCTCTAAGTATTAATGAATAGATCAGAATCTATTGTAATTAATGTATCAATCATCATAtccaaataaaagatttttaagtacCTTGAAAATACTAGAACAGACATGGGTCTGTTCTGCAAACTCTGATTTTTAATCCAGTGCAAATATATCCTTTTACCCAGGCTGCCTGAGGGCAAACTTGCACAAGCTCCAAATTAGTGCGGTTTAAATAGATGAAGTCTGGCTATTCAAATCTGAAACAAAGAAGGCTCCTCCAggcctgtgcgtgtgtgtgtgtgtgtgaagcatgTTTCTCTCTCACTAACAGTACAGGGTGCACGGTAATTCCAAAATACCAGAGAATCAGGTTCCTTCCATCTTAGAGCCCACAATTCACAATGGCTCATTCCACTAGCATGGCAGGAGTGTGGAAGTCATTGGAGATCACCCAAAAGAGAACCTCCTGACACAAAACCACCATAGCGAATTTATTTttagggcagcaatagagaaacagaTACAGAGACCAGACCTATGtacatgggggaggggaggagggagaaggggagatgaatggagagagtaacatagaaatttacaagaccatatgtaaaataggtagccagtgggaatttgctcagggaactcaaacgggggctgaagggtggggtggggagagagatgggcgGGAGGtccgggagggaggggacatggtgTACTTATTCTTATTGgcatatgacagaaaaccacaaaattctataaagcaattatccttcaattaaaaaaatatttttaatgtttaactgCCATAGCAAGGAGTCTTCGTTGGGAAGCCTCCAGTTGTGCCCTGGAGGTTGTTGGTTCAGGGAAGCTGATGGCAGGCTAACTAAAAGTGAACATCTCATGTGATTGCAGTGCCTTCCATGTCTTATCAACCCTACAAAGCAAATCTTGTTTCAAATTGTAGCAAATACTGGACAGATGGGTGTGATGGTTAAGAGCAGGGACTGTCTGAGTTCTGGCTCTAACTCACTTCTCCCTTACTCtgggatcttgggcaagttatttgatGCTCACTGTGCCAGTTTGCCCATCTGTGAAACAGAGGTGCTAATAATGGTACCAACATCATAGCGGTTTTATGAGGATTAGACATGTCAATTCATGTGAAGTTTGAGAATCACATTCAAAAGTGGTAACTGATATTGACATTACTCCTATCTttgaggtgaggaaactgaggctgaacaAAGTGAAGAAAGTCAAGTTCACACAAGTGTAGAGATAAGAGTCAACCCAGGCATTCCTCTCAAGAGAgatgggtgagtgagtgagtccCGTGAAATAATTGGAAAGAATGCAAAATGGAGGGTGGCGTTATCACAGTCAGTAAGGACTTCATGAGAAAGAACATGGATCCCCTTCCTGCTCCATCTCCAATTATAAAATCTCACCACCTCTTGAATAAAGCTCAGCTCGTTTATTAGACTCCACAGCTGTAATGACATTACATCTCCCAGGAACAAGAAGGACATTATGGGGTCTGGTCCTCAAATCACCTActggatgaaataaaaaaaaaaaaaaaaggaatcaatgGGATTTCTTTTGttctgcaaatatttactgaacaattTAGGCAGACACTGAGGATACACAATTGTGTGAACTTTTGTTCCCGTTTCCTCCTCGGAGCTCCCAGACTAATGAGGATGAGAGTCACATAAACTATAAtaacatataattatattattatattataaaccCTATAATATAATAAGCTGAAGCTATGTGATGAGGGCACAGGGAAAtggatgaggacttccctggaggaagTAGCAGTGGAGCCATGTCTTAAAGAACGCTGAGGAAGTCATCCTTTGGAGAAGAATGTTATATGCCAGTCTGAAATGCTGTGGGAACCTGTTTTTCTAGGTCAGGACAACCAAAAACAAGGATTAAGGGCACTGGGCTAAATTCCAGTCACTGCATTGGACCCTAGGCCTTTCCACACCACATCCCAGTTCAAGGGCTAGTCTCAGTTTTTCCACAAATTCAGAGTGGACCCCACACCTGTCTACCCAATACTAAGGGCAGAAATGCAAAGCCACTCTTTTTCCAGAATAAGATGAGCCACTCGTCTTCTTGGATGCCTTCTATGGGGGACAAAatgtcctctctccctctccctccacctcccatTGCCCAGCCCTGGAGAGCCAAAGAACCAATGCAGGTGGATAAATAGATGCCCCAAGGAGCCTCTCACAGTTGAGCAATGAATTTGGCTCTTGATAAAATTGGCTTCCTGATAAATAAGGAGAACATACTGCTTTTATCATTTgggagaaacaagaaaagaaggaaggaaagaaagggagagggaggaaggaaggaagaaagaaaacatacacCTCAGCCTCCAAAACAGGTcagaatgaaatggaaatatgACCGTGCCATTTAGGAATTATATGCCTGACTGCTTTTTATTGACAACAATAGCTTAAATAAATTAgggatttattttctcaaattaaaGAAGTCTGGAGTTGAACAGTTTGGTCCTAGTACAGCAGCTCTGTCAACAGGGATTCAGATGGCTTCTGTCTAATACATCACCCTTAGTCCATTGGCCTGCATCCTCATAGTCCAAGATGGATGCTGGTGCTCCAGTCATCACATCTCTGTTTCAgtcagaaagaagggaaaaagaaagttaGAAAAACACTCCTGCTAATCAATTCAACCCCAACTGAGatttccttggagaaggcaatggcaccccactccagtactcttgcctggaaaatcccatagacagaggagcctggtaggctgcagtctatggggtctcgaagagtcgtacatgactgagcgacttcactttcacttttcacttttatacattggagaaggaaatggcaacccactccagtgttcttgcctggagaatcccagggatggggttgcacagagtcggacacaactgaagtgacttagcagcagcagcagcagaggagacTTCCTAGATATTCTACCCATCACTGActcgatcgacatgagtttgagtaaactccgggagttaatgatagacagggaggcctggcgtgctgcaattcacaaagagttggacacgactgagtgactgaactgaactgaactgaacttatactTACATCTCATGGACTACTGTTAGCTGAAAAATAGCCTAGAAAATGTAGTCTGTTAGCTAAATATATTGCCTCCCTGACAACCCAGGATTTTGACACtaaggaaaaataagagaatggATACTGAGAAGGCAATTAACAGTCTTTGTAACAATAGCCTCCAACAATTTGAAAAATCTGTCTCTTAGATTACTGATATATTTCAACAAGTCTTGAAAATCTCCCACAACGATCTTCCAGTACCTCCCACTTTGAGACCTTCTGTTTGTCTCCCTATCTCTTGCACTTGACCTCTCAAGGCAAATGTCTTCAGAACCAACTTCTCCCAGCCTGCATCTCCAGCTAGTAGATCAGTTCTCTGAAGGGAGCGTGGTAGGCAGTGAGGGGAATATCTGCTTTGTAGAATTTGCCAATTTCTCTGGTGTAAATGCACCCACCAGAGGCAATTACAAGCTACTGATGTGACATCATTCAATGCAGTCCTGAACCGTCTCTCCAGGGGCTGCCCACTTAGCTCTGGCATGCCACCACCATAAAATCTCTCATTCCCTGCCTGCCCAACCAGGAAGCacttgagaaaataaatgaggGGCCCTGGATTCTTGTTATGCACCAGTGCCTGGATGAAACCTGAGCTCGGGACACTGGACTGTGATATTTTCAACACCTCTAAAACAAGTTAGATTGCACTTTATCTGATGATGTGAGGCAGTCACGTCAGACAAGTATTTAATTGACCTAAATTCAATTATATTCTGTCAGAGAGAGATGAGGAGAGGCGATTCAAACAGTGTGAGCAATTCTATCTGTCATCTTGCTTCATGACAGTGACCATGAGAGGATGCTGGGATTTTCCGTCCCCTCCATCCTCCTCCATGCCCATCACCACGTGTGAGCATTTTGCATCTCTGATAGTGATGCTAATGTAGATTATTATTTATTCCTCACCCTCCATGGTCCCCAAAAACAAGTCAACTACTGCCTTAATTGCCCAAGTggataaataaacaaatccaGAGCAATGACGGAAGATAAAAGTGGTAGTGTTAGACTGGGGAAATTTCTGCAGGCAATTTGGCTTCCCTGCCTTTGTTAGCTTTAGAACCCACTCTCTTGAGTAAGAGGCAACTCCCTTTAGTTGCCTTTCCCACTTGGCATCCAAccc from Muntiacus reevesi chromosome 2, mMunRee1.1, whole genome shotgun sequence harbors:
- the HS3ST2 gene encoding heparan sulfate glucosamine 3-O-sulfotransferase 2 translates to MAYRVLGRAGPPQPRRARRLLFAFTLSLSCTYLCYSLLCCCDDLGQSRLLGAPRCLRGPGAGGQKLQESRPCDPSGPTPGEPGAPSAPAAGAPSPRLSGSNHSGSPKLGTKRLPQALIVGVKKGGTRAVLEFIRVHPDVRALGTEPHFFDRNYGRGLDWYRSLMPRTLESQITLEKTPSYFVTQEAPRRIFNMSRDTKLIVVVRNPVTRAISDYTQTLSKKPDIPTFEGLSFRNRTLGLVDVSWNAIRIGMYALHLESWLRYFPLAQIHFVSGERLITDPAGEMGRVQDFLGIKRLITDKHFYFNKTKGFPCLKKTESSLLPRCLGKSKGRTHVQIDPEVIDQLREFYRPYNIKFYETVGQDFRWE